From Rhineura floridana isolate rRhiFlo1 chromosome 5, rRhiFlo1.hap2, whole genome shotgun sequence, a single genomic window includes:
- the LOC133385732 gene encoding uncharacterized protein LOC133385732, with protein MGKKKKNKHVKLNIHGKGGLKEADPTQGQKGLESGKASSQMDPIHSEYPGKDPYLEKSSCDAFVRKIKAGKKYSKSKSEQAITVSALKFDTKQTSTEKFKVAKRKKVDQINSCSHQELPFSFAGGDMTEKQCVDHWGGNAKAKVVKSDKYGKIYVQDKESNEEQREFKHNEKFMKQTAVTGSSSSSGETNNDSAKYVLPINQYNYGNMTKRQMDVENRNINWEKGQDVHKEKERFENINIQGRNEENEIVDDRSDKVAQLEEENFGSEQGNEECGVVVEQAENEEGKQDKNVGSEVESEEEEGENETKTIKKMSQ; from the exons ATGGGAAAAAAG aagaaaaataaacatgtgAAACTGAACATTCATGGTAAGGGTGGGCTGAAAGAGGCTGATCCTACCCAAGGTCAGAAGGGTTTGGAATCAGGTAAAGCATCTTCTCAGATGGATCCTATACATTCAGAGTATCCTGGAAAGGATCCGTATTTAGAAAAAAGTTCTTGTGATGCTTTTGTGAGGAAAATTAAGGCTGGTAAAAAGTACTCAAAAAGTAAATCTGAACAGGCCATTACTGTTAGTGCACTTAAGTTTGACACTAAGCAGACAAGTACAGAAAAATTTAAAgtagcaaaaaggaaaaaagtggatCAAATAAATTCTTGTTCACATCAAGAGCTGCCTTTTAGCTTTGCTGGTGGTGATATGACAGAAAAGCAATGTGTGGATCattgggggggaaatgcaaaaGCCAAAGTAGTGAAATCTGACAAATATGGCAAAATATATGTACAAGATAAAGAAAGCAATGAAGAACAGAGAGAGTTTAAACACAATGAGAAATTTATGAAACAAACAGCTGTAACTGGGTCATCCTCTTCAAGTGGGGAAACAAATAATGACTCAGCAAAATATGTTCTTCCGATAAACCAGTATAATTATGGCAATATGACAAAGAGACAAATGGATGTAGAAAACAGAAATATTAACTGGGAGAAGGGTCAAGATGTCCATAAAGAAAAGGAGAGGTTTGAAAATATCAATATACAAGGTCGGAATGAAGAGAATGAAATTGTAGATGATAGATCTGATAAAGTTGCCCAGTTAGAAGAAGAGAATTTTGGAAGTGAGCAAGGCAATGAAGAATGTGGAGTGGTTGTGGAACAGGCTGAAAATGAAGAGGGAAAGCAAGACAAAAATGTTGGCAGTGAAGTAGAATCTGAAGAAGAGGAAGGTGAAAATGAAACAAAGACTATAAAGAAAATGTCACAGTAG